The Tripterygium wilfordii isolate XIE 37 chromosome 4, ASM1340144v1, whole genome shotgun sequence genome has a window encoding:
- the LOC119997846 gene encoding 40S ribosomal protein S9-2-like: MVHVNFYRNYGKTFKKPRRPYEKERLDAELKLVGEYGLRCKRELWRVQYALSRIRNAARMLLTLDEKNTRRIFEGEALLRRMNRFGLLDESQNKLDYVLALTVENFLERRLQTLVFKSGMAKSIHHARVLIRQRHIRVGRQVVNIPSFMVRVDSQKHIDFSLTSPFGGGRAGRVKRKNMKAAAKKAAGGDGDEEDEE, encoded by the exons ATGGTGCACGTTAATTTCTACAGAAACT ATGgaaagacttttaagaagccgCGTCGTCCATATGAAAAGGAACGTCTGGACGCGGAGCTGAAGCTTGTTGGGGAATATGGGCTCCGCTGTAAGAGGGAGTTGTGGAGGGTTCAGTATGCACTAAGCCGTATCCGTAATGCTGCAAGAATGCTTCTTACCCTGGATGAGAAAAATACACGCCGTATCTTTGAGGGTGAAGCTCTTCTTCGTAGGATGAACAGATTTGGGCTCCTGGATGAAAGTCAGAACAAGCTTGATTATGTCTTGGCCCTTACCGTTGAGAACTTCCTTGAGCGTCGCCTTCAAACGCTCGTGTTCAAGTCCGGCATGGCAAAGTCAATTCACCATGCCCGTGTGCTCATCAGGCAACGACATATCAG GGTGGGGAGACAGGTTGTCAACATACCATCTTTCATGGTGAGGGTTGATTCCCAGAAGCACATTGACTTCTCTCTGACAAGTCCATTCGGTGGTGGCCGTGCCGGTAGAGTTAAGCGAAAGAACATGAAGGCTGCTGCCAAGAAAGCTGCTGGAGGAGACGGTGATGAAGAGGATGAGGAGTAA
- the LOC119997909 gene encoding transcription factor PRE5-like → MSSRRSGQQSGVSRISDDQIVELVSKLRQFLPEIQQRRSHKVSASKVLQETCNYIRNLHREVDDLSERLSQLLATIDADSPEAAIIRGLIM, encoded by the exons ATGTCTAGCAGAAGATCAGGGCAGCAATCTGGGGTTTCAAGGATCAGTGATGATCAGATCGTTGAACTTGTTTCCAAGTTAAGGCAATTCCTCCCTGAGATTCAACAAAGGCGCTCCCATAAG GTTTCAGCTTCAAAGGTGTTGCAGGAGACCTGCAACTATATAAGGAACTTGCACAGGGAGGTCGACGACTTAAGCGAGCGATTGTCGCAGCTTTTGGCTACAATTGATGCCGATAGTCCTGAAGCTGCCATTATCAGGGGTTTAATTatgtaa
- the LOC119997303 gene encoding tubulin alpha-1 chain-like: MRECISIHIGQAGIQVGNACWELYCLEHGIQPDGQMPSDTTVGGGDDAFNTFFSETRAGKHVPRAVFLDLEPTVIDEVRTGAYRQLFHPEQLISGKEDAANNFARGHYTIGKEIVDLCLDRIRKLADNCTGLQGFLVFHAVGGGTGSGLGSLLLERLSVDYGKKSKLGFTVYPSPQVSTSVVEPYNSVLSTHSLLEHTDVTVLLDNEAIYDICRRSLDIERPTYTNLNRLVSQVISSLTTSLRFDGALNVDITEFQTNLVPYPRIHFMLSSYAPVISAEKAYHEQLSVSEITNTAFEPSSMMAKCDPRHGKYMACCLMYRGDVVPKDVNAAVATIKTKRTIQFVDWSPTGFKCGINYQPPTVVPGGDLAKVQRAVCMISNSTSVAEVFSRIDHKFDLMYAKRAFVHWYVGEGMEEGEFSEAREDLAALEKDYEEVGLESGEGEDDDEGEEY; encoded by the exons ATGAGAGAGTGTATTTCAATCCACATTGGTCAAGCCGGAATCCAAGTCGGCAACGCTTGTTGGGAGCTTTACTGCCTTGAACATGGAATCCAG CCTGATGGGCAGATGCCCAGTGACACAACTGTTGGCGGTGGAGACGATGCCTTCAACACCTTTTTCAGTGAAACCCGAGCAGGAAAACATGTTCCTCGTGCCGTGTTCTTGGATCTGGAGCCGACTGTCATCGATGAGGTCAGGACCGGGGCATATCGTCAGCTGTTCCACCCCGAACAGCTCATCAGCGGCAAAGAAGACGCTGCCAACAATTTCGCCAGAGGCCACTATACAA TTGGGAAAGAAATTGTGGATCTATGCCTGGACAGGATCAGGAAGCTAGCAGATAACTGTACTGGGCTTCAGGGTTTTCTGGTTTTTCATGCTGTTGGAGGTGGAACTGGATCTGGTTTGGGGTCTCTGTTGCTGGAGAGGCTATCAGTCGATTATGGAAAAAAATCGAAGCTTGGTTTCACTGTGTATCCTTCCCCTCAAGTTTCCACATCTGTTGTGGAGCCTTACAACAGTGTCTTGTCCACTCACTCTCTTCTAGAGCACACCGATGTGACCGTGCTGCTTGATAACGAGGCCATCTACGATATCTGTCGTAGATCTCTCGACATTGAACGACCCACCTACACCAATCTCAACCGTCTGGTTTCTCAG GTGATTTCTTCATTGACCACGTCACTGCGATTCGATGGAGCATTGAATGTGGACATAACAGAGTTCCAAACAAATTTGGTTCCTTACCCTCGAATCCACTTCATGCTCTCTTCATACGCCCCTGTAATTTCAGCAGAGAAGGCCTACCATGAACAACTCTCAGTGTCTGAAATCACCAACACCGCATTTGAGCCTTCTTCAATGATGGCAAAATGTGATCCGCGACATGGGAAATACATGGCCTGTTGTTTGATGTACAGGGGAGATGTGGTTCCGAAAGATGTGAATGCAGCTGTGGCAACAATCAAGACTAAGAGGACTATTCAATTCGTGGACTGGTCCCCAACTGGGTTCAAATGTGGAATCAATTATCAACCTCCAACTGTTGTTCCTGGAGGTGACTTGGCCAAGGTTCAGAGGGCTGTTTGTATGATCTCGAACTCAACAAGTGTCGCTGAGGTGTTCTCGAGGATCGATCATAAATTTGATCTGATGTACGCGAAGAGGGCTTTTGTGCATTGGTATGTTGGTGAGGGTATGGAGGAAGGTGAGTTTTCGGAGGCAAGGGAGGACTTGGCTGCTCTGGAGAAGGATTATGAGGAAGTTGGATTGGAGTCTGGTGAAggggaggatgatgatgaaggcGAAGAGtactga
- the LOC119996854 gene encoding uncharacterized protein LOC119996854, with translation MYKLPDLLTFFAYFRFASHENHLIVSIFFFKIEIKMIVKGLRPTQDRVSEHDLIKKLEEDLSYSPKTVIDSCEFGEYKGVKMWTEAEADMESGGLSEEVESPKSVAMRGRRGKVHSQVLKIREEELHLGEDIGEGLYGKDGIGAVIRDCIDYNHHYNRSVRRPALDVVSLSRPILPSSPLSGKTPVRALH, from the coding sequence ATGTATAAATTACCCGACCTCCTCACCTTCTTTGCGTACTTTCGTTTTGCCTCTCACGAGAATCACCTGATCGtctctattttcttcttcaagattGAAATCAAGATGATTGTGAAAGGTCTCAGACCGACTCAAGATCGAGTCTCCGAGCATGATCTGATCAAGAAGCTGGAGGAAGATCTGTCTTATTCTCCCAAGACAGTCATTGATTCTTGTGAATTCGGAGAATATAAGGGGGTGAAGATGTGGACGGAGGCTGAGGCGGATATGGAGAGCGGAGGATTATCTGAGGAGGTTGAGTCACCGAAATCAGTGGCGATGAGGGGGAGGAGAGGGAAGGTGCATAGTCAGGTGTTGAAAATCAGAGAGGAGGAATTGCATCTTGGAGAGGATATCGGAGAGGGACTCTATGGGAAGGATGGGATTGGTGCTGTAATTCGAGATTGCATCGATTATAACCATCATTATAATCGATCAGTGAGGAGGCCGGCGTTGGATGTTGTGAGTTTGTCAAGGCCGATCTTGCCTAGCTCGCCTCTCAGCGGCAAGACTCCCGTTAGGGCCTTGCACTGA
- the LOC119997882 gene encoding eukaryotic initiation factor 4A-8-like, whose translation MSVMAGLAKDGSQFDSRMKEPLACDGQDFITSNDVVKSNNVNYFDIMELLRDTLGDRVHELASKSQQREIASFCDSLYDIQRGQSGTEKTATLCSGILRILDYGLVQCQVLVLAHTREVARQIEEVMREEKYFPVVKVRACVGGTSVRKDQCILQAGIHVVVGTPGRVLDMMRRKYLRPDYIKMFLLDEAGERLLTTGYEDQVVDIYGMLPSDISLGLFSARMTPEAHLFVDDYLQ comes from the exons ATGTCAGTCATGGCAGGATTGGCAAAGGATGGATCACAATTTGATAGCAGAATGAAGGAACC TCTCGCATGTGATGGACAAGATTTCATCACCTCTAATGATGTGGTCAAATCTAATAATGTGAACTATTTTGACATCATGGAGCTTTTAAGGGACACCTTGGGTGATAGGG TTCATGAGCTAGCTTCTAAATCCCAGCAAAGAGAAATTGCTTCATTCTGCGACAGTCTTTATGATATTCAGCGGGGCCAATCTGGAACCGAGAAAACTGCGACTTTATGCTCGGGCATTTTGCGGATTCTTGATTATGGTTTGGTTCAATGCCAAGTCTTGGTTTTGGCACACACCAGAGAAGTCGCACGACAGATTGAAGAAGTAATGCgggaagaaaaatattttcctGTTGTTAAGGTTCGTGCTTGCGTTGGTGGTACAAGTGTTAGGAAGGATCAATGCATTCTTCAAGCCGGTATCCATGTTGTTGTTGGTACTCCTGGTCGTGTGTTAGACATGATGCGTAGGAAGTACCTTCGCCCTGATTATATAAAAATGTTTTTGTTGGATGAGGCTGGTGAAAGGCTTTTAACAACAGGTTACGAGGATCAG GTTGTCGACATTTACGGGATGCTACCGTCAGATATTTCGCTTGGTTTGTTCTCTGCAAGAATGACACCCGAGGCTCATTTGTTTGTTGATGATTATCTCCAGTGA
- the LOC119995882 gene encoding uncharacterized protein At5g39865-like translates to MGCANSKQKRCRHCQGPYSPVPKSYSMHVHHPPEKRGDSYHIVALTSTTLGSLKLDQSNQNGPVETKIIANGVGSLMNGNCHGEVVVDDDKEEEKKKDFSMGIIEAKTWSNVIQEKIPKVNPKTPIMTPPGEPETINTWELMEGLEDTSPFRSPNHFRSFSFNVARDPNTVSMDSPNSRFQHVNGTASVKPLWVQLSDEVSKSGSLIQEFDPEVISEFRKSLQELNPAHPFYIKPSDIERQPSLAGDGLSLDMNYDANKVNGVITDYKCAKEKEKVIVYFTSLRGVRRTYEDCCHVRVILKGLGVRVDERDVSMHSGFKDELRDLLGDGFSAGTLPRVFVGINYIGGAEEIRKMHEEGQLEKVVERCEMVDDGDGGANGACEACGDVRFVPCETCSGSCKIYHENDDEEEEAEVEGSDDGEFGFHRCPDCNENGLIRCPICCY, encoded by the coding sequence ATGGGTTGTGCCAATTCGAAGCAAAAACGATGCAGGCACTGCCAGGGCCCGTATTCGCCGGTGCCCAAAAGCTATTCGATGCATGTCCACCACCCGCCGGAGAAGAGAGGGGATAGCTATCATATTGTGGCGCTTACCTCCACCACTCTCGGGTCTCTCAAGCTTGATCAATCCAATCAAAACGGTCCTGTTGAAACCAAAATCATCGCCAACGGTGTTGGTTCTCTGATGAACGGTAATTGCCATGGCGAGGTTGTGGTGGATGATgataaggaagaagagaagaagaaggacttCTCGATGGGTATAATTGAGGCCAAGACTTGGTCAAATGTGATTCAAGAGAAAATCCCCAAAGTGAATCCGAAGACACCGATCATGACTCCCCCTGGAGAGCCAGAGACTATCAACACATGGGAGTTAATGGAGGGTCTTGAAGATACAAGTCCATTCCGATCGCCTAATCACTTCCGGAGTTTTTCTTTCAATGTCGCTCGTGATCCAAATACTGTTTCCATGGATAGCCCGAATTCGAGATTTCAACATGTAAATGGCACGGCATCAGTGAAACCTCTTTGGGTTCAACTGTCCGATGAAGTTTCAAAATCAGGTTCTCTAATTCAAGAATTCGATCCAGAAGTGATATCCGAGTTTAGGAAATCGCTACAAGAGCTTAATCCTGCTCACCCATTTTACATTAAGCCATCTGATATTGAAAGGCAACCGTCTTTGGCCGGTGATGGCTTGTCACTTGATATGAATTATGATGCAAACAAGGTAAATGGTGTGATTACGGATTATAAATGTgcgaaggagaaggagaaggtgaTTGTATATTTTACGAGCCTAAGAGGGGTTCGTAGGACGTATGAGGATTGTTGCCATGTGAGAGTGATCCTAAAAGGGCTTGGAGTTCGAGTTGATGAGCGAGATGTATCGATGCATTCGGGTTTCAAGGATGAGCTGAGAGATCTATTAGGAGATGGGTTTAGTGCAGGTACATTGCCAAGAGTGTTTGTGGGGATAAATTACATTGGTGGAGCCGAAGAAATTCGAAAAATGCATGAGGAAGGGCAGCTAGAGAAGGTTGTTGAAAGGTGTGAAATGGTAGATGATGGTGATGGAGGTGCTAACGGAGCTTGTGAGGCATGTGGGGATGTAAGGTTTGTACCTTGTGAGACATGTTCAGGAAGTTGCAAGATTTAccatgaaaatgatgatgaagaagaagaagcagaagtaGAAGGAAGCGATGATGGCGAATTTGGGTTTCATCGGTGCCCGGATTGTAATGAGAATGGACTCATACGCTGCCCCATCTGTTGCTACTAA